The DNA region GTTTCGGCAGGATTGGGAATTTTCGATACCATGAACCAAATCCAGCCCGACGTTTCGACCATTTGCGTCGGTTTGGCTGCAAGTATGGGCGCATTCTTGCTCAGTTCCGGCGCAAAAGGCAAGCGCATGAGCCTGCCCCACTCCCGCATTATGATTCACCAACCCCTCGGCGGCGCGCAAGGGCAAGCTACGGATATTGAAATTCAAGCTAAAGAAATTCTCTATCTCAAAGGAATGCTCAACCATCACCTCGCCGAGCAAACCGGGCAGCCGTTAGAGCGCATCGAACAAGATACCGATCGCGACTTCTTTATGTCCCCCGCTGAGGCGCAAGCTTACGGTTTAATCGACCAAACGATCGATCGCCGTCCTTCTGCGAGCAATCCTCCCAATAACTAATCAACCCCTGCTTTAGCTCGTCAAAAAGCTAGCCCCGCTTCGCGCAATTTCACCAATCCCAAGCTCTCCACTCAAAAAGTCTCCCACCTAATGCCCTCTCTGCTGCTCGATACTCCTGCCCTCAACGCTCCTACGATTCACCAATTACCCAATGGCTTAACCATCATTGCCGAACAAATGCCCGTTAATGCGGTTAACTTTAACATCTGGATGACAGTAGGAGCCGCGATCGAACCCGATGCCATTAGCGGAATGGCGCACTTTCTCGAACACATGATTTTTAAGGGAACCCCGAACCTTCCGAGCGGCGAATTCGAGCGTCGTATTGAGGAACGGGGGGCAGCAACGAATGCAGCGACGAGCCAAGAATATACCCACTACTACATCACGGCAGCACCGCAGGATTTTGCTGAGTTAGCGCCCTTGCAGTGGGATACGCTCCTTAATCCCAGCATTCCGGATGAAGCCTTCAATCGCGAACGCTTGGTTGTTTTGGAAGAGATTCGCCGTTCTGAAGATAATCCAAATCGGCGCACCCACTCGCGCGCGATGGAACTTTGCTTCGAGCGCCTGCCTTACCGCCGTCCTGTTTTAGGCTCGAGCGCGGTTATCGAGCAGTTGCAAGCGCAGCAAATGCGAGACTTTCACGCGCAATGGTATCGTCCCGAAAGGATGACGGCAGCAGCGGTAGGAAATTTGCCGGTGGATGAGTTAATTGAGGTCGTGGCGGCGGGTTTCGATCGCGCTGTTTCCATGCAGTCGCGATTGCCTTTTACCGCGCCTCAGTTACCCACTTTCATTCCTGAAGCGCCCTTTAGTGAAGTTACGCGCCACGAATACGAAGACGATCGCTTGCAGCAAGCGCGATTAATTATGGTCTGGCGCGTTCCAGGAATGCAACAGTTGGATGAGACTTACGCTCTCGATGTCATTTCGGCGATTTTAGGGCAGGGACGAATGTCGCGCCTGTTCCGAGATTTGCGCGAAGAACGGCAGTGGGTGACTTCGATTGGGGCGAGCAATATGACGCAGGGGACGCAAGGATTATTTTATGTCGGCGCGCGCTTGCCGGTGGAGAATGTGGAGAAGGTGGAGGCTGCGATCGCGGAACACCTACGTTCTCTCCAAGAAGAATGCGTGGTGGAATCGGATTTAGACCGTATTTGTACTCAAGTCGCCAATCGTTTTGTCTTCGGTAACGAACGTCCGAGCGATCGGGCTAATCTTTACGGGTACTACTACTCTCAACTCCGCAATCTCGAACCTGCCTTTGAATATCCCGCTCGCATTCGCACCTTAACCCCCGCCGATATTCGAGAAGCAGCCCGTCGTCACCTCACTCCCGATGCCTATGGCATTGTAGTTGCTCGTCCCGCAACGGCTGGCGAGATAATTGATAATGGATAATTGACAATGGATAACGTCTTGAATAATTGATAATGGACAATGGATAACGCTCGGAGCCGTTAATTGCTCTATTATCGCCTGTAGAGACGTTGTATACAACGTCTCTACAGATAATTTTGTAGGGTGGGCAGCGCCCACCCGTCTTAAGTCAGTGCCATTCATCCATTGTCAATTGTCAATTATTCACCCAAGCCATAAATAAGGGCATTGCAATGCAATGCCCTTACCAAGTTTTGGTGGAATTGTTGTTTAACGTTTCGCCAGCTTCTTCGCTACTTTCCGCAGGCGAATCGATTCTGGCGTAACTTCGACTAACTCGTCGGAACCGATGTATTCAAGCGCCCGTTCTAAACTCATATCCACCGGCGTTTGCAATTGCACCAATTCATCCCCCGTTGCCGAACGATGGTTGGTTAATTGTTTCGCTTTGCAGACGTTTAAGTCTAAGTCTTGCGGGCGGTTGTGTTCGCCGACAATCATGCCTTTATACACCTTCGTTCCCGGCGTAATGAAGAATACGCCGCGATCTTCAGCATTTTTCAGCGCGTAGAAGGTTGCAACGCCTTCTTCAAAAGCTACCATTACGCCGTTGTAACGGGTTTCGAGATCGCCGATTAAAGGACGATATTCCAGGAAACTATGGTTCATGATTCCTTCGCCGCGCGTCAGGCGGATGAATTCGCCTCGGAAACCGATTAACCCTCGCGCGGGAATGACAAATTCGAGTTGGGTGCGTCCGTTGCTTCCGGTTTGCATATCCTGCATCGTGCCTTTACGCTGTCCGAGGCGTTCGATGCAAGCGCCCACTGATTCTTCGGGAACATCAAGGACGAGGTATTCAAAAGGTTCGCAGGGTTGTCCGCCAACTTCGCGGTAAATGACTTGCGGCTGCGAGACTTGGAATTCGTAGCCTTCGCGACGCATGGTTTCGATGAGGATACCCAGATGCAGTTCGCCCCGCCCGGAAACAAGGAATTTTTCGGCGGAGTCACTGTCTTCAACGCGCAGGGCGACGTTCGTTTCAAGTTCGCGCGTCAGGCGATCGCGGATTTGCCGAGAGGTGACGAATTGCCCTTCTAAGCCCGCGAAAGGCGAGTCGTTGACTGAAAACGTCATTTGCAAGGTGGGTTCGTCTACCTTGATTAACGGTAGCGCTTGCGGTTCGTCGGGGCAGGTAATCGTTTCGCCAATGTTGGCATCGGCAAAACCGGCGACGGCGACGATGTTTCCGGCAGAGGCTTCGGGCAGTTCGATGCGGGCGAGGCCTTCAAATCCGAGAAGTTTTGAAACTTTACCCTTGACAACGGAGCCATCATCTTTATAGAGTGCGGCTTGTTGTCCGGCTTTGATTTTGCCGTTGTGGATGCGACCGATGACGATGCGGCCGAGATAATCGGAGTAGTCGAGGGTGGTGACTTGCAACTGAAGCGGTTTTTCGGGATCGCCTGCTGGCGGGGGGACGTGCTGCGCGATCGCTTCAAATAGCGGCTGCATATCGACGCTATCATCGTCTAAGCTGGCTTTGGCGAAGCCGGATAAGCCGGAAGCATAAAGGGTGGTAAAGTCGCACTGGTCGTCGTCTGCGCCCAACTCAACGAAGAGGTCGAAAACTTTATCGACGGCGCTGTCGGGATCGGCGTTGGGGCGATCGATTTTATTGACGACGACGATGGGGCGCAAACCTTTTTCGAGGGCTTTTTTGAGTACGAAGCGCGTTTGCGGCATCGGCCCTTCGTTAGCATCGACAATTAGAATACAACCATCTACCATACCGAGAACCCGTTCCACTTCGCCGCCAAAGTCTGCGTGTCCGGGGGTATCGACGATATTAATTGCTAGGTCTTTGTAGCGAACTGCCGTGTTTTTCGAGAGGATGGTAATACCTCGTTCCCGCTCGAGGTCGTTAGAGTCCATGACGCAATCGGGAACGGCTTCTCCTTCGCGAAAGACTC from Oscillatoria sp. FACHB-1406 includes:
- a CDS encoding pitrilysin family protein, translating into MPSLLLDTPALNAPTIHQLPNGLTIIAEQMPVNAVNFNIWMTVGAAIEPDAISGMAHFLEHMIFKGTPNLPSGEFERRIEERGAATNAATSQEYTHYYITAAPQDFAELAPLQWDTLLNPSIPDEAFNRERLVVLEEIRRSEDNPNRRTHSRAMELCFERLPYRRPVLGSSAVIEQLQAQQMRDFHAQWYRPERMTAAAVGNLPVDELIEVVAAGFDRAVSMQSRLPFTAPQLPTFIPEAPFSEVTRHEYEDDRLQQARLIMVWRVPGMQQLDETYALDVISAILGQGRMSRLFRDLREERQWVTSIGASNMTQGTQGLFYVGARLPVENVEKVEAAIAEHLRSLQEECVVESDLDRICTQVANRFVFGNERPSDRANLYGYYYSQLRNLEPAFEYPARIRTLTPADIREAARRHLTPDAYGIVVARPATAGEIIDNG
- the clpP gene encoding ATP-dependent Clp endopeptidase proteolytic subunit ClpP; translation: MPDSRKLQKNSIKSMIPTVIETSGRGERAFDIYSRLLRDRIVFLGQAVTDESANLIVAQLLFLEAEDPEKDIYLYINSPGGSVSAGLGIFDTMNQIQPDVSTICVGLAASMGAFLLSSGAKGKRMSLPHSRIMIHQPLGGAQGQATDIEIQAKEILYLKGMLNHHLAEQTGQPLERIEQDTDRDFFMSPAEAQAYGLIDQTIDRRPSASNPPNN
- the typA gene encoding translational GTPase TypA, producing the protein MSLPIRNVAIIAHVDHGKTTLVDALLKQSGVFREGEAVPDCVMDSNDLERERGITILSKNTAVRYKDLAINIVDTPGHADFGGEVERVLGMVDGCILIVDANEGPMPQTRFVLKKALEKGLRPIVVVNKIDRPNADPDSAVDKVFDLFVELGADDDQCDFTTLYASGLSGFAKASLDDDSVDMQPLFEAIAQHVPPPAGDPEKPLQLQVTTLDYSDYLGRIVIGRIHNGKIKAGQQAALYKDDGSVVKGKVSKLLGFEGLARIELPEASAGNIVAVAGFADANIGETITCPDEPQALPLIKVDEPTLQMTFSVNDSPFAGLEGQFVTSRQIRDRLTRELETNVALRVEDSDSAEKFLVSGRGELHLGILIETMRREGYEFQVSQPQVIYREVGGQPCEPFEYLVLDVPEESVGACIERLGQRKGTMQDMQTGSNGRTQLEFVIPARGLIGFRGEFIRLTRGEGIMNHSFLEYRPLIGDLETRYNGVMVAFEEGVATFYALKNAEDRGVFFITPGTKVYKGMIVGEHNRPQDLDLNVCKAKQLTNHRSATGDELVQLQTPVDMSLERALEYIGSDELVEVTPESIRLRKVAKKLAKR